In Ignavibacteriales bacterium, the following proteins share a genomic window:
- the murB gene encoding UDP-N-acetylmuramate dehydrogenase — protein MVTLSDIKPFFRGYIAINEPMSKYTSMRVGGPADYYVEPADKQDLVEIVQYFQKNNYPHLMLGRGSNIIISDDGIRCAAINLESSLANVSMQGDLVIAEAGAHWSKFVDFCIQQELAGVEMLAGIPGSVGGCIVMNAGAHGGETADHIVDVEVFRDGRLQTIAKEQADFSYRHSGFGKDIVLSASFRLPKGDKEELIRRRREHILKRNTTQPLTLPNSGSMFKNPPGMFAAKLIEQAGLKGKRVGSAQISEKHANFIVNLGDAKAIDVVTLMDLTRRTVHQNTGVLLELEVKLVGFSDEVRQKVA, from the coding sequence ATGGTCACACTGAGCGACATAAAGCCCTTTTTCCGCGGATACATCGCCATCAACGAGCCGATGTCGAAGTATACATCGATGCGCGTAGGCGGACCGGCGGACTATTATGTCGAGCCTGCCGATAAGCAGGACCTGGTGGAGATCGTTCAATACTTTCAGAAGAACAACTATCCGCACCTGATGCTCGGACGCGGAAGCAACATTATTATCAGTGACGACGGAATCCGCTGCGCGGCGATTAATCTTGAGTCATCGCTGGCCAACGTCTCCATGCAGGGAGATCTCGTGATAGCAGAAGCGGGCGCACACTGGTCGAAGTTTGTGGATTTCTGCATACAACAGGAATTAGCCGGAGTTGAAATGCTCGCCGGGATCCCGGGGAGCGTCGGCGGCTGCATCGTGATGAACGCCGGGGCGCATGGAGGCGAAACAGCAGATCACATCGTTGACGTGGAAGTGTTTCGCGATGGTCGTCTTCAGACAATTGCGAAAGAACAGGCCGACTTTTCGTATCGGCATTCGGGCTTTGGCAAAGACATCGTGTTGAGTGCTTCATTTCGGCTCCCGAAAGGGGACAAGGAAGAACTGATTCGACGACGCCGGGAGCACATCCTGAAACGGAACACCACACAACCGCTGACGCTTCCGAACTCCGGCAGCATGTTCAAGAACCCGCCGGGGATGTTCGCTGCGAAACTCATCGAGCAGGCAGGCCTGAAGGGAAAGCGGGTCGGGAGTGCCCAGATATCCGAGAAACACGCGAATTTCATCGTCAACCTTGGCGACGCGAAAGCCATAGATGTCGTGACACTGATGGATCTCACGCGGCGCACCGTCCATCAGAACACCGGCGTTCTTCTCGAGCTCGAAGTGAAGCTGGTCGGCTTTTCGGATGAAGTGAGGCAGAAGGTCGCATGA
- a CDS encoding FtsQ-type POTRA domain-containing protein gives MSAHRTLKFGFVGLLLLAAGLIVSANLWKSNLKVKRVTIEGNRIVETAEITQLIKVPKNSQLQDVDLAAVRRDILSHHFIKDAVIERDLPATLKVTVKERVPLAIINSAEILYLDEDGVVLPHSMSKQLFDLPVLTGMPDGLVLTPGTIIKHPDIQEALQILATSKLVNKELSHLLSEVRLRNGGDIVLYAAEWGVPIIFGRGEIANKLIRLESFWNSIVRERGSDNLQYVDLRFDDQVVVRWNKKNI, from the coding sequence ATGAGCGCTCACAGAACATTGAAATTCGGATTTGTCGGGCTGCTCCTGCTGGCGGCAGGGCTGATTGTCTCGGCGAACCTCTGGAAGTCAAATCTGAAAGTGAAACGTGTAACAATCGAAGGAAACCGCATCGTCGAGACAGCGGAAATCACGCAGCTGATCAAGGTGCCGAAGAACTCGCAACTCCAGGATGTGGATCTCGCGGCTGTGAGGCGGGATATCCTCAGTCATCATTTTATCAAGGATGCGGTGATCGAGCGTGATTTGCCGGCAACACTGAAGGTTACAGTCAAAGAGCGCGTGCCGCTTGCGATCATCAACAGTGCAGAGATATTGTACCTCGACGAAGACGGCGTTGTCCTTCCTCATTCGATGTCGAAACAGTTATTCGATTTACCCGTGCTGACGGGAATGCCGGACGGACTGGTGTTGACACCGGGTACGATCATCAAGCATCCGGACATTCAAGAGGCGCTGCAGATTCTCGCAACCTCAAAGCTGGTGAACAAGGAACTATCCCATTTGCTGTCTGAAGTGCGTCTCCGGAATGGCGGCGACATTGTGCTGTATGCAGCTGAATGGGGTGTGCCGATCATCTTCGGCCGCGGGGAAATTGCGAACAAGCTGATTCGATTGGAATCGTTTTGGAATAGCATCGTCCGCGAGCGCGGATCTGATAATCTGCAGTACGTCGACCTTCGGTTCGACGATCAGGTCGTCGTTCGCTGGAACAAGAAGAACATCTAG
- the ftsA gene encoding cell division protein FtsA: MTQDIAVGLDIGTTKVCAIVAAPDENHPGKLNILGIGRSPSDGLTRGVVTNIEKTVRSIQAAVADAQAQSGVKISSVTVGIAGDHIQSFQSRGVVAISRPDNEITQEDVDRLIEDTKKVALPSDRKIIHVIPQQFIVDGQDGIYDPVGMAGVRMEAIVHIITGLVTAAQNIYKCVQRAGLHVNDMVLEPLASSYAVLDDEEKEVGVALLDIGGGTTDLAVFEERTIRHTAVIGIAGKKVTDDVRKGLGILTEQAERIKQEHGYAFMSAIVNNEPIILPGIGGRPPIEIDKKLLCQVIQPRMEEILEIASMEIKRSGYSKHLSAGVVLTGGGSLIKGTADLAREVLGMPVKIGIPSGFSAGLIHEIENPIYATGVGLVIHELKHRDRSAITASVTPEKGKGSVKNIFNRMKTWFDEL; encoded by the coding sequence ATGACACAGGATATCGCTGTTGGTCTTGACATAGGTACGACAAAGGTGTGCGCCATCGTCGCCGCGCCCGATGAGAATCATCCGGGAAAGCTGAACATCCTCGGCATCGGCCGAAGCCCGTCCGATGGACTGACCCGCGGCGTGGTCACGAACATAGAAAAGACTGTCCGCTCGATTCAAGCCGCCGTTGCAGACGCCCAGGCCCAGTCGGGAGTAAAGATCTCCTCTGTGACTGTGGGGATCGCCGGCGACCATATTCAAAGCTTTCAGAGCCGCGGCGTCGTCGCAATCAGCCGGCCTGATAATGAGATTACGCAGGAAGATGTTGACAGGCTTATCGAGGACACGAAAAAGGTTGCGCTCCCCTCGGACCGCAAGATCATTCACGTCATCCCTCAGCAGTTTATCGTCGACGGCCAGGATGGCATCTATGACCCCGTGGGCATGGCGGGCGTTCGGATGGAAGCAATCGTGCACATCATCACCGGACTTGTGACCGCAGCGCAGAATATCTACAAGTGTGTTCAGCGCGCGGGCTTGCACGTCAACGATATGGTTCTTGAGCCGCTTGCATCGAGCTATGCTGTGCTCGACGACGAAGAAAAGGAAGTCGGCGTGGCGCTGCTTGACATCGGCGGCGGCACGACCGATCTCGCCGTGTTCGAGGAGCGAACCATCAGGCATACCGCCGTCATCGGCATTGCGGGCAAGAAAGTGACAGACGATGTCCGCAAAGGCCTGGGCATCCTCACAGAACAGGCCGAACGGATCAAACAGGAACACGGCTACGCGTTCATGTCGGCTATCGTCAACAACGAGCCGATCATTCTGCCGGGAATTGGCGGCCGCCCCCCGATCGAGATTGACAAGAAGCTGCTCTGCCAGGTGATTCAGCCGCGGATGGAAGAGATTTTGGAAATTGCCTCGATGGAAATCAAGCGCTCCGGGTATTCTAAGCACCTCTCGGCGGGCGTTGTGCTGACGGGTGGCGGATCGCTCATCAAGGGGACAGCGGACCTTGCGCGCGAAGTTCTCGGCATGCCGGTGAAGATCGGCATACCCTCAGGGTTCAGCGCCGGCCTGATTCATGAAATCGAAAACCCGATCTATGCCACCGGTGTGGGGCTTGTCATCCACGAACTCAAGCATCGCGACCGTTCTGCGATCACGGCAAGTGTGACCCCCGAAAAGGGCAAAGGATCTGTGAAGAATATTTTTAACAGGATGAAAACCTGGTTTGACGAGCTGTAG